A genomic window from Streptomyces sp. NBC_00234 includes:
- a CDS encoding MFS transporter, with translation MTTSPHKPGTPGAPPGDGRNPHTFRTVAPVLALCWLAVFFDGMDVNIYGAVMPHMLDDPGLGLTPASAGTIGSWTTFGMLIGALTAGNITDWLGRRPVLVASIVLFSAGSAVCALAGSPEVFGAGRFVAGLGLGGLMPLCLAMVLEFAPPRRAALTTGLLMTSYHAGGMAATGLGLTVAPAAGWRWVFWAGVLPAVVAVPLLLKLLPESPGVLLARGDRAGAEAVADRFGLTRPTPVAAPAAGAKGRLDAIRALFRPESRWATPLLWVASFCGLLLVYGVSTWLPTMMRASGYGLSSSVSFLLVINAGGIVGMLIAGRTADRFGAVRVSALWFVLTAAGALLLKSHLPLGVTYVVVAVTGIWLFSAQVMVYAATSTVYRDSERAAGLGLVTGVGRTGAVVGPWLVGALATNGNQSWGFTTFALAGLLGATAIALVPLAVRFGTRVPGSRGKAVTTEAPAPAGASEN, from the coding sequence ATGACGACTTCTCCCCACAAGCCCGGTACCCCCGGAGCCCCACCCGGTGACGGACGGAACCCCCACACCTTCCGCACCGTCGCGCCGGTGCTGGCGCTGTGCTGGCTGGCCGTGTTCTTCGACGGCATGGACGTGAACATCTACGGCGCCGTGATGCCGCACATGCTGGACGACCCCGGGCTCGGACTGACTCCCGCGAGTGCCGGGACGATCGGCAGCTGGACCACCTTCGGCATGCTGATCGGGGCGCTCACCGCCGGGAACATCACCGACTGGCTGGGCCGACGGCCCGTGCTCGTGGCCAGCATCGTCCTGTTCTCCGCCGGTTCGGCGGTCTGCGCCCTGGCCGGGAGCCCGGAGGTCTTCGGCGCCGGGCGGTTCGTCGCCGGGCTCGGGCTCGGCGGACTCATGCCGCTCTGCCTGGCCATGGTGCTGGAGTTCGCCCCGCCGCGCAGGGCCGCGCTCACCACCGGGCTGCTGATGACCTCGTACCACGCGGGAGGCATGGCGGCGACGGGACTCGGCCTGACGGTGGCGCCCGCCGCCGGCTGGCGCTGGGTCTTCTGGGCGGGCGTGCTGCCCGCCGTGGTCGCGGTGCCCCTCCTTCTGAAACTGCTGCCCGAGTCGCCCGGTGTCCTGCTCGCCCGCGGTGACCGCGCCGGGGCCGAGGCCGTCGCCGACCGCTTCGGGCTGACCCGCCCGACTCCCGTGGCGGCCCCGGCGGCCGGGGCGAAGGGCCGTCTCGACGCGATACGGGCCCTGTTCCGCCCCGAGTCCCGGTGGGCGACCCCGCTGCTGTGGGTGGCCTCCTTCTGCGGACTGCTGCTCGTGTACGGCGTGTCCACGTGGCTGCCGACGATGATGCGGGCCTCGGGATACGGCCTCAGCTCGTCCGTCAGCTTCCTCCTCGTGATCAACGCGGGCGGCATCGTCGGCATGCTGATCGCCGGGCGCACCGCCGACCGCTTCGGCGCGGTGCGTGTCTCGGCACTTTGGTTCGTTCTGACGGCGGCCGGCGCGCTGCTGCTCAAGTCGCATCTGCCCCTGGGCGTCACCTATGTCGTGGTGGCCGTGACCGGGATCTGGCTCTTCAGCGCCCAGGTCATGGTCTACGCCGCCACCAGCACCGTGTACCGCGACAGCGAACGCGCGGCAGGGCTCGGCCTGGTGACCGGCGTCGGCCGCACCGGCGCGGTCGTCGGTCCGTGGCTGGTCGGCGCACTCGCCACGAACGGCAACCAGAGCTGGGGCTTCACCACGTTCGCACTCGCCGGCCTCCTCGGCGCCACCGCGATCGCCCTCGTACCCCTCGCGGTTCGCTTCGGGACCCGGGTCCCGGGCTCCCGCGGGAAGGCCGTCACCACCGAGGCGCCGGCACCCGCGGGCGCCTCGGAGAACTAG